The Candidatus Tumulicola sp. region GCGCCGATCACACGTTTTTCTTGACCAACGGCTCGACCAGCGGCAATCAATGCATGATGATGACCGCGGTAAACCCGGGCGACAAGATTGCCGTTCCGCGCAACTCGCATAAGTCGATGCTCGGCGGGCTGGTAATGAGCGGCGCGCATCCGATCTACATGCAGCCCGAAGTCGACGAAGATCTGCACATGGATCATTGCGTCACGCCCGAGACGGTTGCGCGGACGCTCGAAGAATATCCGGACTTGGTCGCCGTGTACGTCGTATCGCCGACCTACTACGGAGTCGCCGCGGATCTTGCGTCGATCGAACGGATCGTGCACGATGCAGGCAAGCTGATGCTGGTCGACGAGGCCTGGGGACCGCATTTCCATTTCCATCCGGCGTTGCCGTTGTCGGCCACGCAAGCCGGCGCCGATTTGTCCATCAATTCCACGCACAAAATGCTGTCGGCATTCTCCCAGTGCGCGATGTTGCACCAAAAGGGTCCACGCGTGCGGCTCGACCGGCTAAAGGCCGTGCTCAAGATGTTCTTGTCGACGTCGCCCAACCTCCCGATGGTCGCGTCGTTGGACGTCGCACGCAAGCAGATGGCGACAGAAGGCGGTGCCTTGTTGTCGCGCACGATCGAACTGGCCGAAGAAACGCGCCGTCGCATCAATCGTATCGAAGGGTTGTATTGCTTCGGAGAGGAGTTGCAGGGCCGTAAAGGCGTCTTCGATCTCGATCCCACCAAGATCGCGGTTACGGTGACCGGTTTGGGCTACACCGGCTACGAAGCGTCCGAGATTCTACGTTATCGCTACAACATTCAAGTCGAGTTGGCGGATCTGTTCAACGTGGTCGCGCTGTTCACGATCGGCACCACGCGCGACGCCGCCGACCGTCTGGCGTTCGCCTTCGAGGAGATGGCGCACGACGACCGCGCGGTGGATATGTATGCGGCCTCGGGCATCTTGGAGCGGCGCGTGAATCGCGGAAATTATCGGTTGCCGAAGATCCCGAAGATGCGCATGCTGCCACGCGACGCCTTCCTAGCGGAAACCGATTCGGTTCCGTTTCGCGATTCTGCCGGGCGCATTTGCGCCGAAACGATCGCACCCTATCCTCCCGGTATCCCGGTCATCGCGCCGGGCGAGGAGTTGACCAAAGAGCTGGTCGATTATTTGCGATTGGAGATGAAAGCCGGCGTGCGCATTCAAGGCCCGTACGACGACGAGCTGCGCACGATTCGAGTGGTGAAGGAGTAGCGGCGACCGCCGGGTAACGCCTCGAAAACACGTCACCGCGTGAGGGTCAGAAGTGGCCGTTCGAGCAGAATCGCTCTCCCCAAGCTGGGAGCTATCGCAGCTCCTCGATATTTTTCCGCTCGCAATCCGTCAAGCACTCGTTCGTCTCGGCAACGTCGATGAAATCATCGAGGTCGTGCTCGACTTGGGGCGTCCGCCCGAAGCACGCTTCGAACACGACTTCACCTACCTGATCGACGCCGCCGTCACGCACGAAGATATCGCGCACGTCTGTTCGCGGATATCTGCCTTCGGCGCCGACAACCGCGCGGGCATCGAGCAGACGCTGCATCGCATCAGCGCCATTCGCAATCGCACCGGTAAGATTGTGGGGCTGACGTGTCGCGTCGGCCGCGCGGTGTACGGAACGATCGACATCTTGCTCGACGTACTGCGAAGCGGTCGTTCGATCTGTTTGCTCGGCCGTCCGGGCGTCGGCAAAACTACGATGCTGCGCGAGTGCGCGCGCATTCTTTCCGAAGATCGTAAGCGCGTGGTCATCGTCGACACCTCCAACGAGATCGCCGGCGACAGCGACGTTCCGCATCCGGGAATCGGGCTGGCGCGGCGCATGCAAGTCGCCGATCCGGCGCTACAGCACGCCGTGATGATCGAGGCGGTCGAGAATCACATGCCGCAGGTCATCGTGATCGACGAAATCGGTACCGAAGCCGAAGCGTTGGCCGCTCGAACTATCGCCGAACGCGGCGTTACACTCATCGGTACGGCGCACGGCCAGACGCTCGAAAATCTGCTGATGAATCCGACGCTGTCGGATCTGGTTGGTGGCATCAGTGCCGTGACGCTTTCGGACGAAGAAGCGCGCCGCCGCGGCACCCGCAAAACCGTGCTGGAACGCAAGGCGCCGCCGACGTTCGACATGGTCGTCGAAATTCACGACCGCGACCGGCTGGCGATCCACAAGAACGTCGCCGACGTGATCGACGCGCTGCTGCGCGGGTATCAGCCGCAGCCCGAAATCCGCCAGCGCGAAGCCAGCGGCGCGGTAACGGTCGTCCAAGAAGCCGACACGGAGTCGATGCCGCAGCTGTCCGAAGCGTACGCCGAACCGAACGAAGGGGACGAACGCGACCGGCCGCTGTCGATCTTTCCCTACGGCGTTTCGCGCAATAAAATCGAGCGGGCCATCCATAATTTGCGGGTAAGGGCGGCGATCGCGCGGACGTTTGACGACGCCGACGTCGTACTGACGCTCAAGACGCTCGAACGCAAACAGCACCCCAAACTCAAGCAGATCGCATCCGACAACGTGCCGATCTATTCGATTAAAACGAATACGACCACACAGATCCAAACCGCTCTGCGCGACGTGTTCAATCTTGGTTCGATCGACCAGGAAGATATCGCGGTGCGAGAAGCCGAGGAAGCGGTCTATCAGGTTTTGTTAACGAGTCAAGCCATCGAGTTGTCGCCGCAGACGTCGTACGTTCGGCGTATGCAGCATCAGCTCGCCGAACGGTATCGGCTGCAATCGCAGAGCACCGGTCTCGAGCCGAACCGCCGCGTACGAATTTTTAAGACCTCTTAGTGTTTTTGGCGTTCGAGGGGATCGAAGGCAGCGGCAAAAGCACGCTGCTGGCTTCGGTTGCGTCTGCCTTGTTGCAGCGCGGTTTGGATTCGCTGACCACGCGCGAACCGGGTGGGACGCCGCTGGGCGACGCGGTGCGTGGAATCTTCTTGTCGCGCTCGTCGGCGATCGGACCGATGGCCGAAGCGCTGCTGATCAACGCGGCGCGCGCCCAGCACGTCGCCGATGCGATCGCTCCGCGGTTGCGGACCGGCGGCATCGTCTTGTGCGATCGCTACGTCGATTCCACATTGGCGTATCAGGGATACGGCCGCGGGCTCGGGCTAGACATCTTACGCGCCGTGTGCGACGCGGCCACCGGCGGGTTGGCACCGGATTGCACCTTCGTGCTCGACATTCCGATCGACGTTTCGCGCGCGCGCACGGCCCAACGCGCCGGCACGATCGACCGGGTCGAAGCCGAAGATGACGCGTTCCATCAGCGCGTGCGGCAAGGATTTCTGGCGTTGGCCGCGCAGCCGGGTCGCGTGTTGTTGGATGGACGGCTCGAGCCGGCGCAGTTGCTCGAGCAAACGTTAACCGTAATGCGCGACCGCTTTGGTGACGCATCGTGAGTGCCGCTCGCTTCGATGTCGCGAGCGCGGCCGCGCCGAAACGTTTTTTCGAAACGCTGCCGCGCGAAAAAATGGCGCACGGCTATCTATTCGTCGGGCCGGCCGGCGCCGGCAAGAAAACCTTCGCGCGGCGTTTGGCGCAGTCGCTGCTGTGCGAGTCGCCGGGTACGCCGGCGGCCGCCGGGTACGATGGAACGTGCCGTTCGTGCGTGTTGTTTCAATCCGGCGACGACACGCGCCATCCCGACTTTTTCGATCACACGGGCGAACTGCGCATCGGCGAGGGTGACGCGTCGGGCGGATTTCACGAAGACGGAGGACTGTCGGCCCGCCAACTCGTCCGCCAGCTGGCGTTGCAATCGTATGCGGGCGGCGGTCGCGTGTTGTTGATGGGCGACGTCACGTTCGCAACCGACGCGGCACCCAACGCACTGCTGAAGTTTCTCGAGGAGCCGCCCGGCGCGGTCACCACGATCGTGACGACGTCGGCGCCCGATTCGCTGCTTCCGACGATCCGCTCGCGCCTGGTCGAAATAGCGTTTCCCCCGATGACTGCAGAAGATATCGCCGGCGTTCTACGCGCGCACGGTCATGACGAAACGCAGGCGCGCCGTGCGGCCGCGTTGGCCGGCGGGAATGCGGCGCGCGCCCTGGCCATGCTCGCAGGTGAGGATTCGCTTCGCGAAACGGTGGCAGCTTGGTTTTTTTCCGGTGCGCGCGGCGTGACCGCCTCATCGCAGTGGGCGACGCGCGAAACGCTGGGCGAAGGCTTGGATCTGGTGAAATCGTTGGCGCGGGATTGGATCGCCGCGGGGACGCTGGGTGTGGCGGCCCAGCCGTTGGCCCCGGATTACGCCAAGGCGATTGCCGAGCTACGCCCGTTGGATCGTAGCGCTGCGTTCCGGCTGTTGCAAAAACTCGACGACGTGCACCGCATGTCGCAAACCAACGTTACGCCCGCGTTGGTAGCCGACATCGTTCGAATGGCACTGGCGCCGGGCGAGTTCACCACGAGCGCTTGAACGCGACGTCGTCGTACTGTTTAGCGAACGGGAACGCTAAGTACGACAGCGCCAACGCCCGCGCGACCGCCATCACGAGCTGTCCGCCGAGCGGCGGAAGGTGTATCAACAGAAACGGAAGCGCCAGCGGTACCGCCGCGTAGTACACGGCAAAAAATACGACGGCCAGAACGATCGAACCGAGCACGTTTTCGCGCACGGCGCGGAACGACGCCGCAAGCGCGAGGGATCCGGGCATGCCGCCGATGGCGGCCGCCGGTATCGTGTAGATCAAGAAGAATGCGGCAACCGCGCCGAGCGCCAGCCCGACGATGCCTCCCAAAAATGATCCGAGAAATGACGCCGCCCACACGACGAACTGAAACCCGATGGCCGCGAGCGCGATGCCGCCAAACTTTGCGCGCGATTCGTCCCACGCATCGTCGAACGAACCGCGGCGGCCGCGCCAGACGTTGCCGGCTTGCACGATGGCCACGCCGAACGCCCACAAGTACACGAGTTGCGACAGCATTTGAAAGATGCCCGCGCCGCTGCCGCCCAACGGGTCGGTGAACAGCGTTGAGAGCCGGTCGAACAACACGTCGACCACCGCCGCCAGCAACGGAACGGCGAGGATCGACAGGTGGCGCGCCAGCAACGGAAAGGCGCGCAGGTACGTCAGGACGTCGACCGAGCCGATCTTA contains the following coding sequences:
- a CDS encoding aminotransferase class I/II-fold pyridoxal phosphate-dependent enzyme; the encoded protein is MDQSKAPYFQALLDYVDSGVLPFHTPGHIQGNGMDLAFREFVGDNICAIDLTPMPGIDDLLQPVAAIKEAQELAALAWGADHTFFLTNGSTSGNQCMMMTAVNPGDKIAVPRNSHKSMLGGLVMSGAHPIYMQPEVDEDLHMDHCVTPETVARTLEEYPDLVAVYVVSPTYYGVAADLASIERIVHDAGKLMLVDEAWGPHFHFHPALPLSATQAGADLSINSTHKMLSAFSQCAMLHQKGPRVRLDRLKAVLKMFLSTSPNLPMVASLDVARKQMATEGGALLSRTIELAEETRRRINRIEGLYCFGEELQGRKGVFDLDPTKIAVTVTGLGYTGYEASEILRYRYNIQVELADLFNVVALFTIGTTRDAADRLAFAFEEMAHDDRAVDMYAASGILERRVNRGNYRLPKIPKMRMLPRDAFLAETDSVPFRDSAGRICAETIAPYPPGIPVIAPGEELTKELVDYLRLEMKAGVRIQGPYDDELRTIRVVKE
- a CDS encoding R3H domain-containing nucleic acid-binding protein, which gives rise to MAVRAESLSPSWELSQLLDIFPLAIRQALVRLGNVDEIIEVVLDLGRPPEARFEHDFTYLIDAAVTHEDIAHVCSRISAFGADNRAGIEQTLHRISAIRNRTGKIVGLTCRVGRAVYGTIDILLDVLRSGRSICLLGRPGVGKTTMLRECARILSEDRKRVVIVDTSNEIAGDSDVPHPGIGLARRMQVADPALQHAVMIEAVENHMPQVIVIDEIGTEAEALAARTIAERGVTLIGTAHGQTLENLLMNPTLSDLVGGISAVTLSDEEARRRGTRKTVLERKAPPTFDMVVEIHDRDRLAIHKNVADVIDALLRGYQPQPEIRQREASGAVTVVQEADTESMPQLSEAYAEPNEGDERDRPLSIFPYGVSRNKIERAIHNLRVRAAIARTFDDADVVLTLKTLERKQHPKLKQIASDNVPIYSIKTNTTTQIQTALRDVFNLGSIDQEDIAVREAEEAVYQVLLTSQAIELSPQTSYVRRMQHQLAERYRLQSQSTGLEPNRRVRIFKTS
- the tmk gene encoding dTMP kinase; the protein is MFLAFEGIEGSGKSTLLASVASALLQRGLDSLTTREPGGTPLGDAVRGIFLSRSSAIGPMAEALLINAARAQHVADAIAPRLRTGGIVLCDRYVDSTLAYQGYGRGLGLDILRAVCDAATGGLAPDCTFVLDIPIDVSRARTAQRAGTIDRVEAEDDAFHQRVRQGFLALAAQPGRVLLDGRLEPAQLLEQTLTVMRDRFGDAS